The stretch of DNA GACGTTATGCAAGCGCACCTTGGGCAATCGCGCCTGAACCCCACGGGCCAAGGCCTCTGTCAGCTCCCCACCACCGCATAAAACGTCGGTAAGGCTGGTACAAAGCGCAGACTCCTCCAGCTCCAGAAACTGCTGCAACATCGCCGGCACAAACTTGATCACGCTGACCTGTTGCTCACGAATCACCTGCGCCAGGTACGCCGGTTCACGGTGCCCATCGGGACGCGCCAGGACCAGGCGCATGCCATTGGTCAGCGGCCAGAACAGCTCCCACACCGAACCGTCAAAACTGAACGGCGCCCGCTGCAACAACGCGCCACCCTCGGCATTCGGGCACAGTTGCGAGCCCCAGTGCATCAGGTTGCCCAGGCCCCGATGCTCGATCATCACGCCCTTGGGCGTGCCGGTGGAGCCGGAGGTGTACATCACGTACGCCAGGTTGCGTACGCTCAGCCCCGGCACTCGCGGGTTGCCTTCAGGCGCCTGCTGCCAGGCGCCGTGGTCGAGGTCGATCACCGGTATCGACACCGCCCCCGGCAAATCCCGGGTCGCGCCGTGTACCAGCAAGGCGACCGGCGCGCTGTCTTGCAGCATGTAGGCGAGACGCTCGCGAGGGTAGCCCGGGTCCAACGGTACATAGGCGCCCCCCGCCTTGAGGATGGCCAGCAAGCCCACCACCAGGTCCAACCCGCGCTCGACACACAAGGCCACCCGCGAATCCGGCTGCACGCCGCGCTCGCGCAGGTGATAGGCCAGGCGGTTGGCGCGCTCGTTGAGCTGGCGGTAAGTCAGTTGCTGCTCACCGGCCTGCACCGCCACCGCGTGAGGTGTGTGCCGGGCATGGGCTTCGAACAGGGCGTGGACGGTCTGGTCCACGGGGTAGTCGGTTTCGCTGGCGTTGAAGTCCACCAGTTGCTGTTGCAGTTCGGTCGCGGGCAGCACCTGCACATCGAACAGCGGCGCCTCGGGCGTCTCCACCAATCCCGCCAGCACCGTGCCAAGGTAGTCCAGCAGGCGCTGGGCACCGACCTTGCGGGGCGCCTTGGCCTTGAGCCGGAAACCGCTGGCCAGGTCGTCCACCGTCAGCATCAGTGGGTAGCTGAGGATGTCTTCGCTGCTGAGCAATTCGATGCCGGGCTGCAGCACCTCGAGTGCCTCGACCGAGACATGCCGGTAATTCAGCAGGCTGTTGAACAGCGGTGTGACGCCGATGCAACGCTGGGCCAACGCCAGGGACGCTTGCTCGTGGGCGAGCAAGGCGCTGAGTTGCTGCTGCGTCTGCCTGATCGCCTCGCGCACCGTCACCCCGGCCAGGCGTACCCGCAGTGGCAAGGTGTTGATGAACATGCCCAGGGCACGGTCCGCGCCCTCACCGGCCTGCAGGCGTCCCAGCAGAACCGTACCGAACACCACATCGTCACGGCCCGAGACGCGACCCAGTACCTGGGCCCACGCCAGATGAAACAGGCTCGCCGCGCTGACACCCAAGGTGCGGGCCTGCTCGCGCAACAACTGGCCGAGTGCGTCGGGAAGCAGCACGTCGGCTTCCTCGGTGTCACGGCGATCCGCCTGGCGTTCCTGTAAACCGAAGGCCAGGGTCGGCTCGTCGACATCCGCCAGCCGCTCGCGAAAGAACGCTTCGTGCCCGGCCTGGCGTTCCGCTGACCGGGCCTGGGCGACCACGTTGCGATAGGGCACCGGCGCCGGCAATTGCTGTTGCTGGCCAAGCAGATGGGCCTGGATTTCCGCCATCAGTACTTGCGTCGATGTGGCGTCGTTCACCAGGTGATGGAAACGCAGCATGCCCACCCAACGGCGGTTCTGCCGGTCTTCGGCGTAATCCAGGGCCATCAGCGGCGCCTTGCGCAAGTCCAGTGGCCGCTGGCGTTCGCGCAGTTGTTCGAGAATTGAGTCCCCCTGGAGGGCCACCGGTTGCACGTCCAGAATCGCCTTGCGCCACACCACTTGCATCGGTTGTTCGAGGGCATCCCACGCCAGGCTGGTGCGCAGGATGTCATGGCGGTCGATCACCTGTTGCAGCGCCTGGGCGAACGCTTCCAGCTGTTCACGGCGGGCAAAGCTGAACATCGCGTGTTGCTGGTACGGATCGCGCTCGTCAGTGATGTGGTGATACAGCAGGCCTTCCTGCAACGGCGCCAGCGGGTAGATCTCCTGCACATTGGCGGCGCCACCGGGGATCGCGGCGACGATGCGTTCTATCGTCGGCGGGTCCAGTTCGGCCAGCGCCAGCAGGTCCGGAGTAATCAATTGGCAACCCGCCGGAACACGGTTGGCCGGCACATCAAGCTCGGTGCCCTGGCCAACCGCTGCCGCCAGTGCGGCCAGGGTCGGCTGGCCGAACAGCACCTGCACGTCGGCCTGCAACCCGACCTGGCGCATGTGCTGCACCAACTGGACCGCCAACAGCGAATGGCCGCCCAACTCGAAGAAATGGTCATGCCGCCCCACCCGCTCGACGTGCAGTACATCGGCCCAGATCTGCGCCAGGGCGATTTCCGTAGGCCCTTCGGGGGCTTCGTAAATTCGACTGACAAATGCATCGGCACCGGGTGCCGGCAAGGCCTTGCGGTCGAGTTTGCCGTTGGCCGTCAGGGGCAACGCGTCCAGCTTTACGTAGGCCTGCGGCACCATGTAATCCGGCAAGCGTGATTTAAGATGGGCGCGAAGCGCTTCAATCGCTACCGGCGCATGCTCGGTGAACCAGGCCAATAGCTGCCCCTCGCGTACCAGCACCACCGCTTCGGTGACCCCTTCATGACCCGCCAGGGCGGACTCGATTTCCCCCGGCTCGATACGCACGCCGCGAATTTTTACCTGGTCGTCGTTGCGGCCCAAATATTCAATATTCCCATCCGGCAGCCAACGCGCCAGGTCGCCGGTGCGGTACATGCGGCCCGTGTTGAATGGGTCATCAAGAAAACGCTCTGCGGTCATGTCCGGGCGGTTCAAATAGCCCCGCGCCACGCCTTTCCCGCCGACGTACAACTCGCCTGCAGTACCGATGGGCACCGGCCGCTGTTGCTCATCCAGCAGGTAGACCGCGGCATTCGCGATGGGTTTGCCGATGTGCAGCGCCTGCCCGGCCTCAACGAGGCCCGAGGTGGCAACCACGGTGGCTTCAGTGGGACCGTAGTTGTTGATCACCGCGAAACTGCGCGCCTGGTTGAACTGGCGCAGGCGGTCGCCACCAATCAGCAGCGTGCGCAAAGTCGGGTGTTCGATATTCTGGCTGAACGCATACTCGGCCACCGGCGTGGGCAGGAAGCATACGTCCAGTGGTTGCGCGCGCCACCAGGCCAGCAGCGCGTCGATGTCTTCGGCGCCGTCGTGGGCCGGCGGCAAGTGCAAGGTCGCGCCCACGCACAGCGCTGGCCAGACCTCCCAGGCCATGGCGTCAAACCCGAAACCGGCAACGCTGGCGGTATGGCTGCCCGCGTGCAAATCGAAGGCCTGGCAATGCCAGTCCACCAGGTTGGCCACGGTGTGGTGCTCCACCATCACGCCCTTGGGCAGGCCGGTGGAGCCTGAGGTGTAGATCACATAAGCGAGGTTGGCGGGTGTCATCGCCACTTGCGGGTTGCGCGCCAACTGCGCCGTGGCGTGATCCAGATTGATGACCGGCACGCTCAATACCGGTAGCCGCTCGAGCAAATCCGTCTGCGTCAGCACCGCCACCGGCGCGCTGTCATCGAGCAGGTAGTGCAGGCGCTCGGCAGGATGGGCCGGGTCCACCGGGACATAACAGGCGCCGGACTTGAGAATCCCCAGCAAGCCCACCAGCGTCTCCAGGCCGCGCCGGGCGACGATCGCCACACGGTCGTCGGGCTTTACCCCGAGCACCAATAGCTGCCGCGCCAGGGCATTGGCCCGTTGATTCAATTGGTCATACGTCAATCGCTGCCCCTGATACACCGCCGCCACCGCATGCGGGGTCACCGCGGCCTGGGCCTCGACGCGCCCATGCAGGGTTTGCGCTGCGGGATAGGCCTGGGCGGTGGCGTTCCAGCGTTGCAACTGCGCGGTTTCCTCGGGCGTTATCAGCGAGAAGTCAGCCAGGGGCAGCGCGGTGTTTTCCAGCCCCTGCTCCAGCACATACACCAGGCGATCGGCCAGGGCCTGCACCTCGTGTGCCTGGAAATACGCCTCGTTGTAGACGCAGTGCAGGCACGCCGTGTCGTGGTAGCGATTGCTGCGCAAGTGAATCGCCAGCGGCAACGGCTCATGGTGGTTGGACACCTTGATCGCCCGGGCCGATGCCTGGCCGTAGCGAAATTCATGGTCGTCCTGCTCATAGGACACCGACAGGTCGAACAGTTGGCCGCGGTCGGCGCGCAGCAAACCCAGCTCGCGATTCATCTCGCTCAGCGGGAAACGTTGATGCCGAAAATCCTGCTGGAGCTGGTCGCGCACGCCACGCACCAGGGCGCTGAAAGGCAGGTCGTCGCGGAACTGCAAGCGCACGGCACTGACCTGGGTGAACAGCCCCAGGGTCGAACGAAAGCGTGCATTGGAACGGTTGAGTATCGGCAGCCCCACCACCCACTCCTGGCGCTGGCCGGTGCGGCTGAAGTACAGGTACATCGCCGCCAATAACACATGGAACGACGACGCCTGGTAATGGTTCGCCGCCCGCGCCATGCGATTGAGCAGCGCCGCCGGAAACGGTGCTACCAGGGTGTTGCTCGGCGCATCGCCCTTGGCCTGGTAACGGCGCGTCAGCAGCGGCTCTGGCAGCGCCTGGTATTTGTCCAGCCAGTAGCTGCGGTCCCGGGCGTAACGGGCCGACTCGCGATAGCGTTCATCGTTGTCGATGAAGTCGATATAGGACGGCGCCGACAGGTCCGGTTGTCGGCCCTGCTCCAGGGCGCTGTAGATACCTGCAAGGGATTGCAGCATCTGGCCAAAGCCCCAGCCATCGAGAATCAGGTGGTGAGCCTGGGTGCCGAGGCGGTAATGCTGGTCATCGAGCTTGACCAGGAAGAAGCGGAACAACGGCTCGTCGACCAGCGCATAGGCTCGCGCCATCTGCGCCTGCAACAAGGCCTCGGCGGCCGCGTGGGGATCCGGCTGGCGCGAGACGTCATGCTGCGGCACCGATACCGCCATTGCCTCGGCAAACGCCTGCCGTGGCAAGCCATCGGCCGCCACTTGCAACACCGTACGCAATGCGTCGTGCTTGGCCACCAGGTGCTCGATGGCTCGCTGGATCAATGCGGGATTCACGGTGCCCGTGAGTTCGATATAACCCCCGATGTTGTACAGCGGCGAGTCACCGAGGCGCAGTTGGTCGAGCCAGATATCCCGCTGGGCGGCGGTCAGGGGGAAATACGTCATAAGATCCTTCTCATGTGAGGTGTCGATAAGGCGCACAACGCCCCATTGAGGCGAAATCAACGGGATTTAAGCATCGCCCCGGAGGGCCGTATGTCACCCGAAACCCGGACAGCCCGGGTACCGCGCCGGGGTTGGCTGATGGTTCAGTGCTGAAACGATTAAATGGATGTAGGAGATTGGCTACATCTGGCCGATGCCATATAGCCGAGCATTTCGAGAAAATTGAGTAAATATGTTTTATATCAACTAGTTAACAAACTCTAAAATCCTTTTACCCTGCAGCTTCAGCCTATATCCCTGTCGGAAATGACGAAATAATGGCGCGCTTTTTATGGCAGGTTGTGTCCCTCGTTTCCGCTACATACGTAGGACAAATCCACGTGGCTAAATGAAGCCTCGAGCACCGACCCAGGTTCAAGGAGAACGGGAGGCCTGCACACGTACGGGCAACCGTTGACGGTTTTCGACATCAAGGATGAGATGGCTATGAGTCTGACCAGCAGTATTCGGAATATGGAAAATCCGCATTTTTATTTCGAGTTGGGAGAGTTGATTTCAAGCACCGGCACTGAACACTTCGCAGCGAACATGCTGCAACTGGTCAACAAGCTGGTACCGGTTCACTTGGTGGACCTCAGTGAATGGACCCTCGACGAGCACCAGGCCTGCGTGCTCGATATCAAGTTACTTGGCAGCGACGGGTTGAAGCAGGACCTGCCGCCACCGCGCACCCTGCATCACCGCGACGATCATCCGCTGCTGAAAAAAATGCTCGGCATGAACGACCCGCTGTTGATCCAGATGAATGCCAAGGCCGACAGCACCCACACCCGCGGCACCTCCCATCAGTGCAACCTGGTATCGCGCCAGGCCAATCGACGCTGCGTGATTTCGTTCTACCGGCCCCACACCCAACGCGCCTTTTCCCTGGCGCAGTTGTCGTTTCTCAAGAGCCTTTCGGAAACCTTGCTGCCGTTGATCGAGCGCCACGCGCAGATCAATCGACAGGCCCCGCCGGTAGCGCCCGAGCCCTCTAAAACTCCGTTGGAGCAGTCGCAATTGCAGCGCGAATTCTATAAACGCCTGTCACTCAGTGACATCACCTTATCGGCGCGGGAACAGGAGGTTTGCCTGGGGTTGTTGACCGGCGGAACCGTACCGCAGATGGCCGAGAAACTCAGCGTGAAAAACAGCTCCATCGAAACCTACCTCAAGCGCGCGGCGGCCAAACTGGGCGTGAGTGGCCGGCATGGCCTGGCCAAATGGATGGTTGGCGCGTGATGAAAAAACTGATGCTCGGCGTGGCGTGTGTGCTTGGCGGGTGTTCGTTGATCCCGGACTATCGGCGGCCCGAGGCACCGACCCCGGCGCACTACCCGGTGCATAACGCGGACCGGGTGGGGCCATCGGCCGCCGGGCCTGACTGGCAACAGTTGTTCCGTGACCCGGTGATGCGGCAGTTGATTGGCCAGGCCCTGGTGAATAACCGTGACCTGCGGGTGGCGGCGCTGAATGTCGAAGCGTTTCAGGCGCAGTACCGCATCCAGCGTGCCGACCTGTTCCCGGCGGTGTCTGCCACGGGTGCCGAAAACCGCCAGAAAGTCCCGCGGCGCGCCACTACCACCGGCAAGTCTGCGATCACCTCTACCTATTCGGCGACATTGGGCGTCAGCGCCTACGAGCTGGATTTTTTCGGCCGTGTACGCAGCCTCAGTGAGCAGGCGATGCTGCAATACCTGGCCACTGAAGAAGCTCGGCGCAGCGCGCAACTGAGCCTGGTGGCCAACGTCGCCAACGCTTACCTGACCTGGCGCGCCGACCAGGAACTGCTGGCCCTGGCCCGGCAGACGCTGGCCTCGGACGAGCACAGCCTGCGTCTGACGTCGCGCAGTAAAACGGCGGGCAAGGCGACGTCGATTGATGTGATCCAGGCCCAGACCAGCGTCGAAAGTACCCGGGCAAGCATTGCACGCTACCAGCGGCAGGTGGCCCAGGACCTCAACAGCCTGGCGTTGCTGGTGGGTGGGCCGGTGCCGGATTCTTTGCCGGCACAGCCGCTGTCCGACGACCTGGTAGCCCGGGTGCCGGCCGGGTTGCCGTCGGACCTGCTGCAACGGCGGCCGGATATTGTGCAGGCCGAGTATCAGCTTCAGGCGGCCAACGCGAATATTGGCGCGGCGCGGGCGGCGTTTTTTCCTTCGGTTACGCTGACGGCCAACGCTGGCACCTCGAGTAAGGATCTGTCGGGATTGTTCCAGGGGGGCTCGGGGAGTTGGGGGTTCCAGCCGCAGATCAATCTGCCGATCTTCAACGCGGGCAGCCTGCGGGCCAGCCTGGATTACGCGAAGATTCAGAAGAACATTTATGTCGCGCAGTATGAGAAGTCGATTCAGACCGCGTTCCAGGAAGTCTCGGACGGGCTGGCGGCGCGGCAAACGTATAACGAGCAACTGGCGGCGCAGCGGGATTTTGTTCGGGCCAACCAGACGTATTACGACCTGGCTCAGCACCGGTATCGCAGTGGGGTGGACAGTAATCTGGTGTTTCTGGATGCGCAGCGGTCGTTGTTCAGTTCGCAGCAGGCGTTGATTGTTGATCGGTTGGCGCAGTTGGTGGCGGAGGTGAATTTGTATACGGCGTTGGGTGGGGGGTGGGAGGGTGATTCTGCTGGGGGTGGGGGTGGGGGCATATCCGTTTCTTCGGTCACGGCGGCTGATGGTTCCGCTCTTACAGCGGCTCACTTTGGAAAAGCCCCAAAGTAAGCAAAAGCAAGAGCACGGCGGCCTGAAAGCCGACCTGAGTGTTAAAAGCAAAAGCAAAGCCGCTTTGCTGTAGGAGCTGGCTTGCCGGCGATGCAGACACCTCGGTGCATCAGGTACACCCAGTTGATGCCATCGCCGGCAAGCCAGCTCCTACAGTGGACCGTGAGCCGCTGTAAGAGCAAAACCCTAAGGCCTTACCCGTGCCACCCGCCACACCTTGTTCCCCACATCATCCGCCACCAGCAACGCGCCCTGCCCGTCCAACGCTACACCCACCGGACGCCCCTGAGCCTCTCCATCACCATTTAAAAACCCAGTCAGGAAATCAACAGGCACACCCGACGGCTTTCCGTCCCGGAACGGAATAAACACCACCTTGTACCCCGCCTGCGGATTACGGTTCCAGGATCCATGCTCCCCCACAAACACCCCATCGGCAAACACCGCTGGCATCCCCCGCGCATCGGAAAAAGTCAGGCCCAACGGCGCAACGTGAGTCCCCAGCGCGTAGTCCGGTGCAATCGCCTGGGCGACCTTGTCCGGACGCGGCGGCTGCACCCGGCTGTCAACGTGAGCCCCGTAATAACTCCACGGCCAACCGTAGAAAGCGCCGTCCCGCACCGACGTCAGGTAATCCGGCACCAGATCGCTGCCGATCTCGTCGCGCTCGTTGACCACCGTCCACAACTGCGTAGAGCCGGGTTTCCACGCCAGCCCATTGGGATTGCGCAACCCACTGGCGAACAGACGCTTCTGCCCACTGGCAAGATCCAACTCCCAGATCGCAGCACGCCCTTCCTCGGCGTCAAGCCCGTTCTCACCCACATTGCTGTTGGACCCGACGGTCACATAAAGCTTGGTACCCTCAGGATTGGCCAGGACGTTTTTGGTCCAGTGATGATTGATCCCGGCCGGCAGATCAGTGACCTTCACCGGCACGGCATCGATGTGAGTCTGGCCCCGAACATAAGGCACCTTGACCACCGCATCGGCATTGCCGATATACAACTCATCCCCCACCAACGCCATGCCAAACGGCGACGTCAGCCCACCGAGAAACTCACTCTTCACCTCGGCACGCCCATCACCGTCGGCGTCCCGCAGCAGCGTGATCCGGTCGGCGCTCGGCGTATCGGCACCGACCCGCCCCATCACAAACCCCATCGCGGTACGACGCGCCCAGGCGAGCAAACCCGTGCCGCCGTCCGTGGCACCTTCAGGCATGGGCGGATGGTTACTCTCGGCTACCAGCACGTCGCCATTGGGCAAGGTGTACACCCAGCGCGGATGGTCAAGGTCCGCGGCCAACGCCGTTACCGTGAACCCATCGGGCGCCGTTGGCTGGGCATTACCGGGCCAGCCGACAGCCTTGGAAACCTTGAGTGTCGGGATCAGTGATGCAGTGGGTTCGGGCAGTTGCGGGCTTGGCCCCACACCGGCCTGAAACGGCAGTTTGGAGGAATCGCCACAGGCGCTGAGGGCAGCCGTGGCGGTGATCAGCAGCGCAAGGCGGCTTGGTGCATTCATTGGGAAACCTCGGGACAGCCCTTTATTGGGCAGGCAAAAACCCGACGGAGTATCGCGTCATTCCCCGACACCAAACACCGCCTACCGCGCAATTGAGTTTTAACTCAGTCGCACGAGTGGCTCGGCAGCACTCTCAGGCTTTCCAAGGCCCCAACGCCAGGCTGTAGGGAGAAAACCCCTCGAACTGCCAACGCAGGGCCAGCGCCGCATCCCGTCGGACCACGTGTTCCACGGTCACCTTCCACAACCGCTCAGCCCCCTCGAACGTGGCCAGTTCATCTCCTTCAAGAATCACCTCGGCCCGCCCGACCACCTGCAACACATCACCCGTAGCAAAATCCACAAACAGCAAGCCCGCAACCGGGTTGACCTGCACATTGCCCAAGGTGTTGAAAAACGAGTTGCCGGTAAAATCGGGAATCGTCAGCACCTCTCCCTCCACGCGCACAAACCCACTGTTGCCGCCTCGGTGTGAAACGTCCACCGAACGCTTGGCCGCATCTCCTTCCAGGTCCACATAGCTGGCGACGAAAAACGTATCAGCGCTGCGAATCAGCGCCCGGTCAGCGTCATCGAGCGAGTTCGCGCGCCGCACAATACCTCCCGCAGCGCGCTGCCCCCGGGCACCCGGATCCACCGCACGCAACTGGATGTACTTCGGGCAATTTCCAAACGTGTGCACCACCGCCACGGTAAATCCGTCGACGCCGGCAGCCCCGATAACCCCGTTCATGCGATTACGCCGCCGCGTATTCAGGTCAATGCCCAACAGCCCGACCGACGCGCCTTGTTTCAGCCCGCTCCCGGCGGGGTCACTCTCCGCAGGCAGGCTGTCGATACGCAAGCTGTAGGGGTCCGGCGAATACGCAAACCCCGGCGTGCCCTCCAGCAGCGTGGCCCAGGGCAGCCCCTGCTCATCCACGGCCCCCACGACCAGATAGGGCAACAACTCATAAAACGCTCGATGCTGCTCCGGCAAGTGATCCCGTATCACCTTTGCGCCGATCACCTCCATGCGCTCGGCCACGCCGGCACTTTGCTGCAACTGCCGCTCGCCGGCATGCCATGGCGAAACGGGGGACGCGTCCTGGTGATTCATGATCAAGCCCTCGGTGAATGAAACGCCGGATGTTCACGCAATGCCGCCACGCTGAAATCGACAAAACTGCGCACCCGCATCGAAGCGTTGCGCCCTTCGCGGTAGACCACATGCACCGGCAGCGGCGGCGGTTCATGGGCCTGCAATACTCGACGCAGTTGCCCGCTCGCCAGGTGCTCGTGCACCGGGTAGCTCAAGCACCGGATCAACCCTGCGCCCTGCACCGCCGCATTGATCGCGCCCTGCACCGTGGTGCAACCGAGACGCGCCCGGGCCTTGATGCTGGCGCCCTGGAAATCCCACTGCACCCAATTCGAATACGCCTGGCTGGCGACCAGCCGATGCTCCTTGAGCGCCTCCGGTTGCACCGGTTCGCCATGGCTTTGCAGATAGCCGGGGCTGGCGCAGACGATGTTGCGCACATGGCCCACGGGCCGGGCAATCAGGGATGAACCGGGCAGTTCCCCCACCAGGACTGCCACGTCCAGGCCGTCTTCATTCAGGTTCGGATAATGATCGTGGTAATGGGCAAACAGGCGGACTCCGGGATAGCGCTCCAGGTAGCCGGCCAACAGCGGCGCCATCACATAACGGCTGAACAGCAACGGAAAAAACACCCGCAGGTTTCCCTCGGCCTGCGCGTGCGCACCCTGGGCAGATGCTTCGGCGGCGCTCACGCCGTCAAGGATCCGCGAACAGTCGGCCATGAACGTCGCCCCGGCTTCGGTGAGGCGAATGCCCCGGGTGCTGCGCTGTACCAATGGCACCCGCAAGCGCGTCTCCAGCCGGTCAATCGCGCGGATCACAGTGGGCCCCGAGATGCCCAGGCAGCGGGCAGCCGCGGCCAGGCTCGGCTGCCGGGACAGCGCCTGGAAGATCTGCATGTCGCGATAACGGTCCATCAGGCCGGCCGCTGCATCGATGGGTTGAGCGCAGCATCCTGCCCCAGCCGGCTGACCAGAAAATCCACGAACGTGTTGACCTTCGCCGGTACCCGGGCGTTGTTCTGGAACACCACATGGATCGGCAAGGCCGGCGGTTCGAAGTCTTGCAGGACGATCTCCAGTGCGCCTGCACGCACATCGCTGGCCACCTGATAAGACAACACCCGTGTGACGCCCCAGCCCAGGCGCGCGAGGTTGATCGCCGCGTTGTTGGCGGTGACTACCAGGCGCGGCTCAACGGCCACGCTCAACGGCTGGCCGCCTTCCCTGAACTGC from Pseudomonas sp. NC02 encodes:
- a CDS encoding non-ribosomal peptide synthetase, with protein sequence MTYFPLTAAQRDIWLDQLRLGDSPLYNIGGYIELTGTVNPALIQRAIEHLVAKHDALRTVLQVAADGLPRQAFAEAMAVSVPQHDVSRQPDPHAAAEALLQAQMARAYALVDEPLFRFFLVKLDDQHYRLGTQAHHLILDGWGFGQMLQSLAGIYSALEQGRQPDLSAPSYIDFIDNDERYRESARYARDRSYWLDKYQALPEPLLTRRYQAKGDAPSNTLVAPFPAALLNRMARAANHYQASSFHVLLAAMYLYFSRTGQRQEWVVGLPILNRSNARFRSTLGLFTQVSAVRLQFRDDLPFSALVRGVRDQLQQDFRHQRFPLSEMNRELGLLRADRGQLFDLSVSYEQDDHEFRYGQASARAIKVSNHHEPLPLAIHLRSNRYHDTACLHCVYNEAYFQAHEVQALADRLVYVLEQGLENTALPLADFSLITPEETAQLQRWNATAQAYPAAQTLHGRVEAQAAVTPHAVAAVYQGQRLTYDQLNQRANALARQLLVLGVKPDDRVAIVARRGLETLVGLLGILKSGACYVPVDPAHPAERLHYLLDDSAPVAVLTQTDLLERLPVLSVPVINLDHATAQLARNPQVAMTPANLAYVIYTSGSTGLPKGVMVEHHTVANLVDWHCQAFDLHAGSHTASVAGFGFDAMAWEVWPALCVGATLHLPPAHDGAEDIDALLAWWRAQPLDVCFLPTPVAEYAFSQNIEHPTLRTLLIGGDRLRQFNQARSFAVINNYGPTEATVVATSGLVEAGQALHIGKPIANAAVYLLDEQQRPVPIGTAGELYVGGKGVARGYLNRPDMTAERFLDDPFNTGRMYRTGDLARWLPDGNIEYLGRNDDQVKIRGVRIEPGEIESALAGHEGVTEAVVLVREGQLLAWFTEHAPVAIEALRAHLKSRLPDYMVPQAYVKLDALPLTANGKLDRKALPAPGADAFVSRIYEAPEGPTEIALAQIWADVLHVERVGRHDHFFELGGHSLLAVQLVQHMRQVGLQADVQVLFGQPTLAALAAAVGQGTELDVPANRVPAGCQLITPDLLALAELDPPTIERIVAAIPGGAANVQEIYPLAPLQEGLLYHHITDERDPYQQHAMFSFARREQLEAFAQALQQVIDRHDILRTSLAWDALEQPMQVVWRKAILDVQPVALQGDSILEQLRERQRPLDLRKAPLMALDYAEDRQNRRWVGMLRFHHLVNDATSTQVLMAEIQAHLLGQQQQLPAPVPYRNVVAQARSAERQAGHEAFFRERLADVDEPTLAFGLQERQADRRDTEEADVLLPDALGQLLREQARTLGVSAASLFHLAWAQVLGRVSGRDDVVFGTVLLGRLQAGEGADRALGMFINTLPLRVRLAGVTVREAIRQTQQQLSALLAHEQASLALAQRCIGVTPLFNSLLNYRHVSVEALEVLQPGIELLSSEDILSYPLMLTVDDLASGFRLKAKAPRKVGAQRLLDYLGTVLAGLVETPEAPLFDVQVLPATELQQQLVDFNASETDYPVDQTVHALFEAHARHTPHAVAVQAGEQQLTYRQLNERANRLAYHLRERGVQPDSRVALCVERGLDLVVGLLAILKAGGAYVPLDPGYPRERLAYMLQDSAPVALLVHGATRDLPGAVSIPVIDLDHGAWQQAPEGNPRVPGLSVRNLAYVMYTSGSTGTPKGVMIEHRGLGNLMHWGSQLCPNAEGGALLQRAPFSFDGSVWELFWPLTNGMRLVLARPDGHREPAYLAQVIREQQVSVIKFVPAMLQQFLELEESALCTSLTDVLCGGGELTEALARGVQARLPKVRLHNVYGPTEATVDSSAWTLEPGAPVPGLQLPIGRAISNTRLYVLDEHDRPVPLGCSGQLHIGGVGVARGYLGLAQMTAERFIDSPFVAGDRLYRTGDLVRYLPDGNLEFLGRNDFQVKLRGVRLELGEVEARLAAHPALREVAALIRDERLVAYFTVRDAVPGLEALRSYMVEGLPEYMVPSAFVRVEVWPLNPAGKLDRKGLPEPGVEAVLSRAYEPPQGEVETVIAGVWAQVLKLDRVGRQDHFFELGGHSLLAVGVVARLRKAGLEVDARSLFSQPTVVGLAGVVGKRVERVEVVPALGIPQLGRRRRI
- a CDS encoding helix-turn-helix transcriptional regulator — encoded protein: MSLTSSIRNMENPHFYFELGELISSTGTEHFAANMLQLVNKLVPVHLVDLSEWTLDEHQACVLDIKLLGSDGLKQDLPPPRTLHHRDDHPLLKKMLGMNDPLLIQMNAKADSTHTRGTSHQCNLVSRQANRRCVISFYRPHTQRAFSLAQLSFLKSLSETLLPLIERHAQINRQAPPVAPEPSKTPLEQSQLQREFYKRLSLSDITLSAREQEVCLGLLTGGTVPQMAEKLSVKNSSIETYLKRAAAKLGVSGRHGLAKWMVGA
- a CDS encoding efflux transporter outer membrane subunit, encoding MKKLMLGVACVLGGCSLIPDYRRPEAPTPAHYPVHNADRVGPSAAGPDWQQLFRDPVMRQLIGQALVNNRDLRVAALNVEAFQAQYRIQRADLFPAVSATGAENRQKVPRRATTTGKSAITSTYSATLGVSAYELDFFGRVRSLSEQAMLQYLATEEARRSAQLSLVANVANAYLTWRADQELLALARQTLASDEHSLRLTSRSKTAGKATSIDVIQAQTSVESTRASIARYQRQVAQDLNSLALLVGGPVPDSLPAQPLSDDLVARVPAGLPSDLLQRRPDIVQAEYQLQAANANIGAARAAFFPSVTLTANAGTSSKDLSGLFQGGSGSWGFQPQINLPIFNAGSLRASLDYAKIQKNIYVAQYEKSIQTAFQEVSDGLAARQTYNEQLAAQRDFVRANQTYYDLAQHRYRSGVDSNLVFLDAQRSLFSSQQALIVDRLAQLVAEVNLYTALGGGWEGDSAGGGGGGISVSSVTAADGSALTAAHFGKAPK
- a CDS encoding sorbosone dehydrogenase family protein, which codes for MNAPSRLALLITATAALSACGDSSKLPFQAGVGPSPQLPEPTASLIPTLKVSKAVGWPGNAQPTAPDGFTVTALAADLDHPRWVYTLPNGDVLVAESNHPPMPEGATDGGTGLLAWARRTAMGFVMGRVGADTPSADRITLLRDADGDGRAEVKSEFLGGLTSPFGMALVGDELYIGNADAVVKVPYVRGQTHIDAVPVKVTDLPAGINHHWTKNVLANPEGTKLYVTVGSNSNVGENGLDAEEGRAAIWELDLASGQKRLFASGLRNPNGLAWKPGSTQLWTVVNERDEIGSDLVPDYLTSVRDGAFYGWPWSYYGAHVDSRVQPPRPDKVAQAIAPDYALGTHVAPLGLTFSDARGMPAVFADGVFVGEHGSWNRNPQAGYKVVFIPFRDGKPSGVPVDFLTGFLNGDGEAQGRPVGVALDGQGALLVADDVGNKVWRVARVRP
- a CDS encoding pyridoxamine 5'-phosphate oxidase family protein gives rise to the protein MNHQDASPVSPWHAGERQLQQSAGVAERMEVIGAKVIRDHLPEQHRAFYELLPYLVVGAVDEQGLPWATLLEGTPGFAYSPDPYSLRIDSLPAESDPAGSGLKQGASVGLLGIDLNTRRRNRMNGVIGAAGVDGFTVAVVHTFGNCPKYIQLRAVDPGARGQRAAGGIVRRANSLDDADRALIRSADTFFVASYVDLEGDAAKRSVDVSHRGGNSGFVRVEGEVLTIPDFTGNSFFNTLGNVQVNPVAGLLFVDFATGDVLQVVGRAEVILEGDELATFEGAERLWKVTVEHVVRRDAALALRWQFEGFSPYSLALGPWKA